A region from the Actinoplanes sp. OR16 genome encodes:
- a CDS encoding homogentisate 1,2-dioxygenase encodes MAFYQRAGSVPPKRHTQHRDPSGALYYEELMGEEGFSSDSSLLYHRHVPSAVVGARIWQLPDQATTANQPLLPRHLKLHTLFEGLDWKSCDAVQDRRLVLGNADVRINYVVCGTASPLYRNAVGDECVYVEAGTGTVETVFGHLDVSPGDYVIIPRATTHRWVPSGELPLRLYAIEANSHIAPPKRYLSRYGQFLEHSPYCERDLRLPVAADPVDEQQVEVYIKHRGDGPGGLAGSVHVLPHHPFDVVGWDGCLYPYAFNIADYEPITGRIHQPPPVHQVFEGANFVICNFVPRKVDYHPLAVPVPYYHSNVDSDEVMFYVGGDYEARKGSGINVGSISLHPGGYPHGPQPAAIEASLGAERFDETAVMVDTFRPLGLGEAGRISDDGVYAWTWARKP; translated from the coding sequence ATGGCCTTCTATCAGCGGGCCGGCTCCGTCCCGCCCAAACGGCACACCCAGCATCGTGATCCTTCCGGTGCCCTGTACTACGAGGAGCTGATGGGCGAGGAGGGCTTCTCCTCCGACTCGTCGCTGCTCTACCACCGGCACGTCCCGTCGGCGGTGGTCGGCGCCCGGATCTGGCAGCTGCCGGATCAGGCCACCACCGCCAACCAGCCGCTGCTGCCGCGCCACCTCAAGCTGCACACGCTCTTCGAGGGCCTCGACTGGAAGTCGTGCGACGCGGTCCAGGACCGCCGGCTGGTGCTCGGCAACGCGGATGTCCGCATCAACTATGTCGTCTGCGGGACGGCGTCGCCGCTGTACCGCAACGCCGTCGGCGACGAATGCGTCTATGTCGAGGCCGGGACCGGCACCGTGGAGACCGTTTTCGGTCACTTGGACGTGTCGCCCGGCGACTATGTGATCATTCCTCGGGCCACCACGCATCGGTGGGTGCCGTCCGGAGAGCTGCCGCTGCGCCTCTATGCGATCGAGGCGAACAGTCACATCGCGCCGCCCAAGCGGTACCTCTCGCGGTACGGGCAGTTCCTGGAGCACTCGCCGTACTGCGAGCGCGATCTGCGGCTGCCGGTCGCCGCGGATCCGGTGGACGAGCAGCAGGTCGAGGTCTACATCAAGCACCGCGGCGACGGTCCTGGCGGGCTCGCCGGCAGCGTGCACGTGCTGCCGCACCACCCGTTCGACGTGGTCGGCTGGGACGGGTGCCTCTACCCGTACGCGTTCAACATCGCCGACTACGAGCCGATCACCGGGCGGATCCACCAGCCGCCGCCCGTGCACCAGGTCTTCGAGGGCGCCAACTTCGTGATCTGCAACTTCGTGCCGCGCAAGGTCGACTACCACCCGCTCGCCGTGCCGGTGCCGTACTACCACTCCAACGTCGACTCCGACGAGGTCATGTTCTACGTCGGCGGCGACTACGAAGCCCGGAAGGGATCAGGCATCAACGTCGGGTCGATCAGCCTGCACCCGGGCGGCTATCCGCACGGGCCGCAGCCGGCCGCGATCGAGGCGAGCCTCGGCGCGGAACGATTCGACGAGACCGCCGTCATGGTCGACACGTTCCGTCCGCTCGGTCTGGGTGAGGCGGGCCGGATCAGCGACGACGGGGTCTATGCGTGGACCTGGGCGCGTAAGCCGTGA
- the hppD gene encoding 4-hydroxyphenylpyruvate dioxygenase: protein MSVNDTLTNEERLAELDLDTLKQLVGLVEYDSAGDPFPVTGWDAIVWAVGNATQSAHFFQSAFGMELIAYSGPETGNRDHMSYVLKSGAIRFVIQGGVDPDSPVIAHHARHGDGITDIALAVPDVDKCVEHARAQGATVLEEPHDVSDEHGTVRIAAIAAYGETRHTLINRDHYTGPYLPGYVARTSSHRKRAGAPKRIFQALDHVVGNVELGAMDEWVDFYNRVLGFTNMAEFIGDDIATDYSALMSKVVASGNHRVKFPLNEPALGKKKSQIDEYLEFYRGPGAQHLALATNDILRAVDALVEEGVEFLATPDSYYEDPELRARIGNVRVPIEELQKRGILVDRDEDGYLLQIFTKPIGDRPTVFFELIERHGSLGFGKGNFKALFEAIEREQAKRGNF from the coding sequence ATGTCCGTCAACGACACGCTGACCAACGAGGAGCGGCTCGCCGAGCTCGACCTGGACACGCTCAAGCAGCTGGTCGGTCTCGTCGAGTACGACTCCGCCGGAGATCCGTTCCCGGTGACCGGCTGGGATGCGATCGTCTGGGCGGTCGGGAACGCCACGCAGAGCGCGCACTTCTTCCAGTCGGCGTTCGGGATGGAGCTGATCGCGTACTCGGGTCCGGAGACCGGCAACCGCGATCACATGTCGTACGTGCTGAAGAGCGGCGCGATCCGGTTCGTGATCCAGGGCGGCGTCGACCCGGACAGCCCGGTCATCGCCCACCACGCCCGGCACGGTGACGGCATCACCGACATCGCCCTCGCGGTCCCCGACGTCGACAAGTGCGTGGAGCACGCCCGCGCGCAGGGCGCCACCGTCCTCGAGGAGCCGCACGACGTCAGCGACGAGCACGGCACCGTGCGGATCGCCGCGATCGCCGCGTACGGCGAGACCCGGCACACCCTGATCAACCGCGACCACTACACGGGTCCCTACCTGCCCGGCTACGTGGCGCGCACCTCCAGCCACCGCAAGCGCGCGGGCGCCCCCAAGCGGATCTTCCAGGCGCTCGACCACGTGGTCGGCAACGTCGAGCTCGGCGCCATGGACGAGTGGGTGGACTTCTACAACCGGGTCCTCGGCTTCACCAACATGGCCGAGTTCATCGGCGACGACATCGCCACCGACTACTCGGCGCTGATGTCGAAGGTGGTCGCGTCCGGCAACCACCGGGTCAAGTTCCCGCTCAACGAGCCGGCGCTCGGCAAGAAGAAGTCGCAGATCGACGAGTACCTGGAGTTCTACCGGGGACCGGGCGCCCAGCACCTCGCGCTCGCCACGAACGACATCCTGCGGGCCGTCGACGCGCTGGTCGAGGAAGGCGTCGAGTTCCTGGCGACCCCGGACTCCTACTACGAGGACCCGGAGCTGCGGGCCCGGATCGGCAACGTGCGGGTGCCGATCGAGGAGCTGCAGAAGCGCGGCATCCTGGTGGACCGGGACGAGGACGGCTACCTGCTGCAGATCTTCACGAAGCCGATCGGCGACCGGCCCACGGTGTTCTTCGAGCTGATCGAGCGGCACGGCTCGCTCGGGTTCGGCAAGGGCAACTTCAAGGCGCTGTTCGAGGCGATCGAGCGCGAGCAGGCCAAACGTGGGAACTTCTAG
- a CDS encoding nuclear transport factor 2 family protein produces the protein MKTFRAAVEARDTAALEALLADDVMFTSPVAFKPYPGKPITAAILRGALRVFEDFRYVREIGEADGRDHALVFEATVNGKAVTGCDFLHVDENGLIDDIMVMVRPLTGAQALAEAMAAQFDQIRREALG, from the coding sequence ATGAAGACGTTCCGTGCCGCTGTGGAAGCCCGTGACACCGCCGCGCTCGAGGCACTGCTCGCCGACGACGTGATGTTCACCAGCCCGGTCGCGTTCAAGCCCTACCCCGGCAAGCCGATCACCGCCGCCATCCTGCGCGGCGCGCTGCGCGTCTTCGAGGACTTCCGCTACGTCCGGGAGATCGGCGAGGCGGACGGCCGCGACCACGCGCTGGTCTTCGAGGCCACGGTGAACGGCAAGGCGGTGACCGGCTGCGACTTCCTGCACGTCGACGAGAACGGGCTGATCGACGACATCATGGTGATGGTCCGGCCGCTGACCGGCGCGCAGGCCCTGGCCGAGGCGATGGCCGCCCAGTTCGACCAGATCCGGCGCGAGGCCCTCGGTTAG